A window from Pseudomonas kribbensis encodes these proteins:
- a CDS encoding chemotaxis protein CheV, producing the protein MAGVMDSVNQRTQLVGQNRLELLLFRLDGQQLYGINVFKVREVLQCPQLTLMPKSSPVVCGVANIRGATIPILDLAMATGSGALKDKNSPFVIITEYNTKTQGFLVRSVERIVNMNWEEIHPPPKGTGRDHYLTAVTRVDNQLVEIIDVEKVLAEVAPTPEAISVGVVDVETQSKALSLRVLTVDDSSVARKQVTRCLQTVGVEVVALNDGKQALDYLRKLVDEGKKPEEEFLMMISDIEMPEMDGYTLTAEIRGDPRMQKLHIILHTSLSGVFNQAMVKKVGADDFLAKFRPDDLASRVVDRIKAADIS; encoded by the coding sequence ATGGCTGGTGTAATGGATTCGGTGAACCAGCGCACGCAACTGGTAGGGCAGAATCGCCTGGAGCTGTTGTTGTTCCGTCTCGACGGCCAGCAGCTCTACGGGATCAACGTGTTCAAGGTTCGGGAAGTGCTGCAATGCCCGCAACTGACGCTGATGCCCAAGTCCAGTCCTGTCGTGTGCGGGGTGGCGAATATCCGGGGGGCGACCATTCCGATCCTCGATCTGGCAATGGCGACCGGCTCCGGGGCGTTGAAAGACAAGAACAGTCCGTTCGTGATCATCACGGAATACAACACCAAGACCCAGGGTTTCCTGGTGCGCTCGGTGGAACGTATCGTCAACATGAACTGGGAAGAGATCCATCCGCCACCCAAGGGGACCGGTCGCGATCATTACCTGACCGCTGTGACTCGGGTGGACAATCAGTTAGTCGAAATCATCGACGTCGAGAAGGTGCTGGCGGAAGTCGCACCGACGCCGGAAGCGATTTCGGTCGGCGTTGTTGATGTCGAGACCCAGAGCAAGGCATTGTCGTTGCGGGTGCTGACGGTCGATGACTCGTCGGTGGCGCGCAAGCAGGTGACACGCTGCCTGCAGACGGTCGGTGTCGAAGTGGTGGCGCTGAACGACGGCAAGCAGGCGCTGGATTACCTGCGCAAGCTGGTCGACGAGGGCAAGAAGCCGGAAGAAGAGTTCCTGATGATGATCTCCGACATCGAAATGCCGGAGATGGACGGGTACACCCTGACGGCGGAAATCCGCGGCGACCCTCGCATGCAAAAGCTTCATATCATCCTGCATACTTCGTTGTCGGGTGTGTTCAACCAGGCGATGGTCAAGAAGGTCGGTGCCGATGACTTCCTGGCCAAATTCCGTCCTGATGACCTGGCATCCCGGGTAGTCGACCGGATCAAAGCAGCAGATATCAGCTAG
- a CDS encoding tetratricopeptide repeat-containing response regulator: MLSYHQKSFLIVDDFSDFRSSVRSMLRELGVKDVDTADTGEQALKMCAQKSYDFILQDFHLGDGKKNGQQVLEDLMMEKLISHEAVFVMVTAETSQAMVLSALEHEPDAYLTKPFNRIGLAQRLERLEQRKTLLKPILQALDRGKPVEVLNACIALCKQDIRYSPLCLRYRADALRDMNQNEALERLYDSIIADRPLPWAFAGLGKLLFKRGQVAQAKGVYEKALKVFPMMPALYDGMADVLVAEGDTKGAQRTLEEAIRLSPLAVRRQALLGKLAMANEDFDTASRAYRQAVAQGAQSRFKDPESNLGLAHALISKGSEKGLDTRTRLEINTTLSAVAKENPTDPGLQIRARLMKATSLLLNDAETAEKLTEQALMRLDGMEQFMSPEAALLVAKQLQMLGQAEAGTSMLKSCAEIYGDDPTVMKDIAKLTDDPTILSSSNAAADLNRQGVRVYKTGNLVEAREVFRKALKMQPKNISIALNMAQSLLHGTDTSVPSAELEECRACLKMVGLMPDTDARYPRYQKLKSKAFGE; this comes from the coding sequence ATGCTGTCGTATCACCAAAAGAGTTTTCTGATCGTCGATGATTTCTCGGATTTCCGCAGTTCCGTACGCTCGATGTTGCGCGAGTTGGGCGTCAAGGACGTGGACACTGCCGACACCGGTGAGCAGGCGCTGAAAATGTGCGCGCAGAAATCCTACGATTTCATCCTTCAGGATTTCCACCTGGGTGACGGCAAGAAAAACGGTCAGCAGGTGCTGGAAGACCTGATGATGGAAAAGCTGATCAGTCACGAAGCCGTGTTTGTGATGGTCACCGCCGAGACGAGCCAGGCGATGGTGCTCAGTGCTCTGGAGCACGAGCCGGACGCCTACCTGACCAAGCCGTTCAACCGGATCGGCCTGGCTCAACGTCTGGAACGTCTGGAACAGCGCAAAACCCTGCTCAAGCCGATTCTGCAGGCCCTTGATCGTGGCAAGCCGGTCGAGGTGCTCAACGCCTGTATTGCTCTGTGCAAGCAGGACATCCGCTATTCGCCCCTGTGCCTGCGCTACCGCGCCGATGCCTTGCGCGACATGAATCAGAACGAAGCGCTTGAGCGTCTCTACGACAGCATCATCGCCGATCGGCCGTTGCCGTGGGCCTTTGCCGGACTGGGCAAGTTACTGTTCAAGCGCGGTCAGGTGGCCCAGGCCAAAGGCGTGTATGAAAAAGCCCTGAAAGTGTTTCCAATGATGCCGGCACTCTACGACGGCATGGCGGATGTCCTTGTGGCCGAAGGCGATACCAAAGGCGCACAGCGGACACTGGAAGAGGCGATTCGCCTGTCGCCACTGGCGGTACGCCGACAGGCGCTGCTCGGCAAACTGGCAATGGCCAACGAGGATTTCGACACGGCGTCGCGGGCCTACCGTCAGGCTGTGGCGCAGGGGGCGCAGTCGCGCTTCAAGGATCCGGAAAGCAACCTGGGTCTTGCCCATGCGCTGATCAGCAAGGGCAGCGAAAAAGGCCTTGATACCCGCACGCGGCTGGAAATCAACACCACTCTCAGTGCCGTGGCCAAGGAAAACCCGACCGATCCTGGCTTGCAGATTCGCGCGCGTCTGATGAAGGCCACCAGTCTGCTGCTCAACGACGCCGAGACCGCCGAGAAGCTCACCGAGCAAGCGCTGATGCGTCTCGACGGTATGGAGCAGTTCATGAGCCCCGAGGCCGCGCTGCTGGTCGCCAAGCAATTGCAGATGCTCGGCCAGGCCGAGGCGGGCACGTCGATGCTCAAGAGCTGTGCGGAAATCTACGGCGATGACCCGACGGTGATGAAAGACATCGCCAAGCTCACCGACGACCCGACTATTCTCAGCTCCAGTAATGCCGCCGCCGACCTCAACCGTCAGGGCGTGCGCGTGTACAAGACCGGCAACCTGGTGGAGGCCCGCGAGGTGTTCCGCAAGGCGCTGAAGATGCAACCGAAGAACATCAGTATTGCGCTGAACATGGCGCAGTCGCTGCTGCACGGCACCGACACCAGTGTGCCGTCAGCTGAACTGGAAGAATGTCGGGCCTGCCTGAAAATGGTCGGCCTGATGCCCGACACCGACGCGCGTTATCCGCGTTATCAGAAGCTGAAAAGCAAGGCGTTTGGCGAATGA
- a CDS encoding flagella synthesis protein FlgN: MHDTTLLQLITDDFAPAQQLLELLHTESLALHGRDMPLLEEILARKQALIILLEQHGRKRSEILASLNLSLDRQGLEQLASQSSIGDQLLSQSDVLTDLIAQCQAANVKNGQSIVMQQAATANQLKILTGGEPPALYDASGTFSKLQKPRALSQA, encoded by the coding sequence ATGCACGACACTACTTTATTGCAACTGATCACCGACGACTTTGCTCCAGCTCAACAACTGCTGGAGTTACTGCATACCGAGTCCCTCGCCTTGCACGGTCGCGACATGCCCCTGCTGGAAGAAATTCTGGCGCGCAAACAGGCATTGATCATTCTGCTCGAGCAGCATGGCCGCAAGCGCAGCGAAATCCTCGCCAGCCTCAATCTGTCGCTCGACCGCCAGGGCCTGGAACAACTGGCCAGCCAGTCGAGCATCGGCGATCAGTTGCTGAGCCAGAGCGATGTCCTGACCGACCTGATCGCCCAGTGCCAGGCGGCCAACGTCAAGAATGGCCAGTCGATCGTGATGCAGCAGGCCGCCACGGCCAATCAGCTGAAAATCCTCACCGGTGGCGAGCCTCCCGCGCTCTACGATGCCAGCGGCACCTTCTCCAAACTGCAGAAACCGCGCGCGCTCAGCCAGGCGTGA
- the flgM gene encoding flagellar biosynthesis anti-sigma factor FlgM, giving the protein MVIDFSRLNSSSSLTGSTRTSAPKETAETGTSAPLNTPAEQASTAKSGESVHLSNEAQQLQKVTDKLRDQPAVDKARVAELKAAIADGSYKVDSNRVASKLLNFEAQR; this is encoded by the coding sequence ATGGTCATCGATTTCAGCCGTTTGAACAGCTCCTCGTCACTTACGGGCAGTACACGTACCAGCGCGCCCAAGGAAACCGCCGAAACCGGCACCTCCGCGCCGCTGAATACCCCGGCCGAACAGGCCAGTACCGCAAAAAGCGGGGAATCGGTACACCTCAGCAATGAGGCTCAACAGTTGCAGAAGGTCACTGACAAGCTGCGCGATCAGCCTGCCGTCGACAAAGCCCGCGTGGCCGAGTTGAAAGCAGCGATTGCCGATGGCAGCTATAAAGTCGACAGCAACCGTGTAGCCAGCAAACTGCTCAACTTCGAAGCCCAGCGCTAG
- a CDS encoding sensor histidine kinase: MNQDEQALDFSTVIASTVHDMKNSLAMLMQAHSQWLARLPEDQRQVPEQGVIDFEFAHLNGMLVQLLGLYKLGVNQMPLQPAYHELDDFIEAQLAAHQEVFASRGIVATYEVDPLSPLGFFDRELIASVLGNCINNAIRYARESLLITVSDEAGQLVLSINDDGDGYPVEMLERQADYVQGINHSSGSTGLGLYFAGRIAALHQRNGVGGRTEIRNGGPLGGGVFSIYLP, from the coding sequence ATGAACCAAGACGAGCAGGCACTGGATTTTTCCACGGTGATCGCCTCCACCGTGCACGACATGAAGAACTCTCTGGCCATGCTGATGCAGGCACACAGCCAATGGTTGGCGCGCCTGCCCGAGGACCAGCGTCAGGTGCCGGAGCAGGGCGTGATCGACTTCGAGTTCGCCCACCTCAACGGCATGCTGGTGCAGTTGCTCGGGCTGTACAAGCTCGGGGTCAATCAGATGCCGTTGCAGCCGGCTTATCATGAACTGGACGATTTCATCGAGGCGCAACTGGCGGCTCATCAAGAGGTTTTCGCCAGTCGCGGCATCGTCGCGACTTACGAAGTCGACCCGCTCAGTCCATTGGGGTTCTTCGATCGTGAACTGATCGCCTCGGTGCTCGGCAACTGCATCAACAACGCGATCCGCTACGCCCGTGAATCGCTGCTGATCACCGTCAGCGATGAGGCCGGGCAACTGGTGTTGAGCATCAATGACGACGGCGACGGTTACCCGGTCGAGATGCTCGAGCGCCAGGCCGATTATGTGCAGGGGATCAATCACAGCAGTGGCAGTACCGGCCTTGGTCTGTACTTCGCCGGACGAATTGCGGCATTGCATCAGCGCAACGGTGTCGGCGGTCGTACCGAGATCCGCAATGGCGGGCCATTGGGTGGCGGCGTGTTCAGTATTTACCTGCCCTGA
- a CDS encoding glutamine synthetase family protein, with protein MTAEGFLEGRRLQMARGVLLQCIMGGYPAARFYGSDDGDLALVADPAQIHPLPWSQEPRALAICDADELTGESSNLSTRGQLKKVIARYAALGLAPVVATELEFFVFAPNTDPTQPFQPPVGLDGRREDGHSAFSVSSNNGLRPFFSEVYKCMAALGLPRDTFMHEMGVSQFEINLLHGDPLLLADQTFLFKHLLKEVALKHGLTVVCMAKPLAHTPGSSMHIHQSIVEIGSGKNVFSDENGQPTAMFRHFIGGQQAGMADFTALFAPNVNSYQRLCHPFASPNNACWSHDNRAAGLRIPASSPVARRVENRLPGADANPYLAIAASLAAGLHGIEHELEPSAPIQGEFEVPDNLSLPCTLHAALERLKRSQLAKELFGKEFIEGYIASKTMELTSFFDEITPWERRVLAAQA; from the coding sequence ATGACCGCCGAGGGTTTCCTCGAAGGGCGGCGTTTGCAGATGGCCCGGGGGGTGTTGCTGCAATGCATCATGGGGGGCTATCCCGCTGCACGGTTCTACGGCAGCGATGACGGCGACCTCGCGCTGGTGGCCGATCCTGCGCAGATCCATCCTCTTCCGTGGAGCCAGGAGCCGCGTGCGCTGGCCATCTGTGATGCCGATGAGCTGACCGGCGAGAGCTCCAACCTGTCGACCCGTGGTCAGCTGAAGAAAGTCATTGCCCGCTACGCCGCCCTCGGCCTGGCGCCGGTAGTGGCAACTGAACTCGAATTCTTTGTGTTCGCCCCGAACACCGATCCAACGCAACCATTCCAGCCACCGGTCGGCCTCGACGGTCGTCGCGAGGACGGCCACTCGGCGTTCAGCGTCAGTTCCAACAACGGTCTGCGACCGTTCTTCAGTGAAGTCTATAAGTGCATGGCGGCCCTGGGCCTGCCGCGCGATACCTTCATGCACGAAATGGGCGTCAGCCAGTTCGAGATCAACCTGTTGCACGGTGATCCGCTGTTGCTGGCCGACCAGACATTCCTGTTCAAGCACCTGCTCAAGGAAGTCGCGCTCAAGCATGGCCTGACCGTGGTCTGCATGGCCAAGCCTTTGGCGCACACGCCGGGCAGTTCGATGCACATCCACCAGAGCATCGTCGAGATCGGCAGCGGCAAGAATGTGTTCAGCGATGAGAACGGTCAGCCGACCGCGATGTTCCGCCACTTCATCGGCGGGCAGCAGGCGGGCATGGCGGACTTCACCGCGCTGTTTGCACCGAACGTCAATTCCTATCAGCGCCTGTGCCATCCGTTTGCCTCGCCGAACAATGCCTGCTGGTCCCACGACAACCGCGCGGCGGGTCTGCGGATTCCGGCCAGTTCGCCGGTCGCCCGTCGGGTCGAGAACCGTTTGCCGGGTGCCGATGCCAACCCTTACCTGGCGATTGCCGCGAGTCTGGCGGCCGGTCTGCACGGTATCGAACATGAACTGGAACCGAGTGCGCCGATCCAGGGTGAATTCGAAGTGCCGGACAATCTTTCGCTGCCGTGTACGTTGCACGCCGCGCTCGAGCGTCTGAAGCGCAGCCAGTTGGCCAAGGAACTGTTCGGCAAGGAGTTCATCGAAGGCTACATCGCTTCGAAGACCATGGAGCTGACCAGTTTCTTTGATGAGATCACTCCCTGGGAACGGCGCGTTCTGGCAGCCCAGGCCTGA
- a CDS encoding flagellar brake protein, whose product MSNDDAPQPPKVLTTPLEISSNLRQLQESHDPLIITFHERSQRFQSYLIKVDRETATIALDEMIPRDGERFLLAGEPFKVEGFHEGVRIAWEYNGTLDIKESDGDRFYVGEMPTEVVYHQRRNAFRAALKLTDLVSVELGGEKLKSPIGGKLLDISATGCKLRFEGDITDRLQLGQVYDRLIAPPLFGNQPAAVELRYLHFEEKLNITFAGLRFHNISGPAARNVERFVYQLQREARRFDKDDL is encoded by the coding sequence GTGTCCAATGATGACGCTCCGCAGCCCCCAAAGGTGCTTACCACGCCCCTGGAGATCTCCAGCAATCTGCGCCAGCTGCAAGAGAGCCACGATCCGCTGATCATCACCTTTCACGAGCGCAGCCAGCGCTTCCAGAGCTACCTGATCAAGGTCGACCGGGAAACCGCCACCATTGCCCTGGACGAAATGATCCCGCGCGATGGCGAGCGCTTCCTGCTGGCTGGCGAACCGTTCAAGGTCGAAGGCTTCCACGAAGGCGTACGCATCGCCTGGGAATACAACGGCACACTGGACATCAAGGAATCCGACGGTGACCGCTTCTATGTCGGCGAGATGCCCACCGAAGTGGTCTATCACCAGCGCCGCAACGCCTTCCGCGCCGCACTGAAGCTGACCGATCTGGTGAGCGTCGAACTAGGCGGCGAAAAGCTCAAATCGCCAATCGGTGGCAAACTGCTGGATATCTCCGCCACCGGCTGCAAGCTGCGTTTCGAAGGCGACATCACCGACCGCCTGCAACTGGGCCAGGTCTACGATCGCCTGATCGCCCCGCCGCTGTTCGGCAACCAGCCAGCAGCGGTCGAGCTGCGTTACCTGCACTTCGAAGAAAAACTCAACATCACCTTCGCCGGCCTGCGCTTTCACAACATCAGCGGTCCGGCAGCGCGCAACGTCGAGCGTTTCGTCTATCAGTTGCAACGTGAAGCACGGCGCTTCGACAAAGACGACCTCTGA
- the flgA gene encoding flagellar basal body P-ring formation chaperone FlgA encodes MNIQTTFFRRLTSPIRRGLCAVSAACLFFAGSPASADAVTLPDMLIGVTQGFLEFTVEDYLATSQTEGRYEIEVKQLDPRMRMPMCDKELTASLESPGRPLGRVTVKVRCEGASPWTVFVPAQVRLFREVVTTTRPLKRAGIIEPQDVTLREHDVSQINQGFLTSVDEAIGQKLTRPTVADQVITLVHLEQAEVVRKGDQVVITARSGTLAVRMPGEALSNGGLKEQIRVKNLNSQRVIKAQVMAPGQVEVAM; translated from the coding sequence ATGAACATTCAAACGACATTTTTCCGACGCCTGACATCCCCTATCCGCAGAGGACTTTGCGCGGTGTCTGCCGCTTGCCTGTTTTTCGCGGGCAGCCCTGCCAGTGCTGATGCGGTTACCTTGCCTGACATGCTTATCGGCGTCACTCAGGGCTTTCTTGAATTCACCGTAGAAGACTATCTGGCTACCAGTCAAACGGAAGGGCGTTATGAAATCGAGGTCAAGCAGCTCGATCCGCGCATGCGCATGCCTATGTGCGACAAGGAATTGACAGCGTCGCTGGAGAGTCCGGGGCGTCCTCTGGGCCGTGTGACCGTCAAGGTCCGCTGTGAAGGCGCCTCCCCCTGGACCGTGTTCGTACCCGCTCAAGTCCGCCTGTTTCGCGAGGTCGTGACCACCACTCGCCCGCTCAAGCGCGCCGGCATCATCGAGCCCCAGGACGTGACCCTGCGCGAGCATGATGTCAGTCAGATCAATCAGGGTTTCCTGACGTCGGTGGATGAGGCGATCGGGCAGAAATTGACCCGACCAACGGTCGCCGATCAGGTGATTACCCTTGTGCATCTGGAACAGGCAGAAGTCGTTCGCAAAGGCGATCAAGTGGTGATTACCGCCCGTAGCGGCACACTGGCCGTGCGCATGCCGGGCGAGGCCCTGTCCAATGGCGGCCTGAAAGAACAGATTCGAGTGAAAAACCTCAATTCCCAACGGGTCATCAAGGCGCAGGTCATGGCGCCGGGCCAGGTGGAAGTGGCAATGTGA
- a CDS encoding MFS transporter, whose protein sequence is MRQIWKSFRALYFASLMMLIGSGLLSTYLALRLAADHVDGLWVGALMAANYFGLVLGGKIGHRLIARVGHIRAYSACAGIVGAAVLGHGLVDWLPAWLVLRTIVGLGMMCQYMVIESWLNEQADANQRGVVFSGYMIASYLGLVLGQLILVMHPGLGLELLMLVALCFALCLVPVALTRRIHPAPLHPAPMEPRFFIKRVPQSLSTVLGAGLIIGSFYGLAPLYASQQGLSTEQVGLFMGTCIFAGLLVQWPLGWLSDRYDRALLIRCFAGFLAIAALPLAIMPQVPLEILFVVGFLCSLVQFCLYPLAVAFSNDHVEGDRRVSLTAMLLVTYGVGASIGPLLAGVLMKMFGSQSLYAFFTFFALVLVWRIRPKAVTNLHQVDDAPLHHVAMPDSMSSSPLVAALDPRVDEQVVQEQMQTTVAPEPAPEPATEPESPVEPDAGSDSPAPDISGARP, encoded by the coding sequence ATGCGCCAAATCTGGAAATCCTTTCGAGCGCTGTATTTCGCCTCGCTGATGATGTTGATCGGCTCGGGCCTTCTTTCCACTTATCTGGCCTTGCGCCTGGCGGCCGACCATGTCGACGGACTGTGGGTCGGTGCGTTGATGGCGGCCAACTATTTCGGTCTGGTGCTGGGCGGCAAGATCGGGCACCGCCTGATTGCCCGGGTCGGACATATCCGCGCCTACTCGGCGTGTGCCGGGATCGTCGGCGCAGCGGTGCTCGGTCATGGTCTGGTGGACTGGCTGCCGGCCTGGCTGGTGCTGCGGACCATCGTCGGCCTCGGCATGATGTGCCAGTACATGGTGATCGAGAGCTGGCTGAACGAGCAGGCCGACGCCAACCAGCGCGGCGTAGTGTTCAGCGGCTACATGATTGCTTCGTATCTGGGGCTGGTGCTCGGTCAACTGATTCTGGTCATGCACCCGGGCCTGGGCCTGGAACTGTTGATGCTGGTCGCCCTGTGTTTTGCCCTGTGTCTGGTGCCGGTGGCGCTGACCCGGCGGATTCACCCGGCACCGTTGCATCCGGCGCCGATGGAGCCGCGCTTCTTCATCAAGCGCGTGCCGCAGTCGTTGAGTACGGTGCTGGGTGCCGGTCTGATTATCGGCTCGTTCTACGGTCTGGCACCGCTCTATGCATCGCAGCAGGGGTTGTCCACTGAACAGGTCGGTCTGTTCATGGGTACCTGCATTTTTGCCGGGCTGCTGGTGCAATGGCCGTTGGGCTGGTTGTCCGACCGTTATGACCGGGCCTTGCTGATCCGCTGCTTCGCCGGGTTTCTGGCTATAGCCGCATTGCCACTGGCGATCATGCCGCAGGTGCCGCTGGAGATTTTATTCGTCGTCGGCTTCCTGTGTTCGCTGGTGCAGTTCTGCCTGTACCCGCTGGCGGTGGCGTTCTCCAACGACCATGTCGAAGGTGATCGGCGGGTGTCGCTGACGGCGATGCTGCTGGTGACCTACGGGGTCGGTGCCAGCATCGGGCCGCTGCTGGCCGGTGTGTTGATGAAAATGTTCGGCAGCCAGAGCCTGTATGCGTTCTTCACCTTTTTCGCGCTGGTGCTGGTGTGGCGGATCCGGCCGAAAGCCGTGACCAATCTGCACCAGGTCGACGACGCACCGCTGCATCACGTGGCGATGCCGGACAGCATGTCCAGTTCGCCGCTGGTGGCAGCGCTCGATCCGCGGGTGGACGAGCAAGTGGTGCAGGAGCAGATGCAGACCACGGTCGCACCTGAACCTGCACCCGAGCCTGCCACTGAACCTGAATCACCCGTGGAGCCGGATGCCGGCAGCGACAGTCCTGCACCGGACATCAGTGGCGCCAGGCCTTGA